TATCTGGAGTCAGCTACTGTCATTCCATGGTAAAATTTCATGAAAGTATTTCTCCATTTATGCTCTCATCTTTTTTCATGAGTGCCTTATTCTCAAATGACACTTTGTCTATAATATTGTAGGAAATTTGTCACAGGGATTTAAAGCTGGAGAACACTCTCCTTGATGGAAGTCCAACGCCACGTCTTAAAATATGTGATTTTGGTTATTCCAAGGTTTCttacattatattcaatttaagaAGATTATTGGTATTGTCTAAATTATAGAATAATAAGTTTTTATTTACTAATTTCTTGTCTAATGCAGTCTGGTTTGTTGGATTCAACACCCAAGTCGACTGTTGGAACGCCCGCTTACATTGCTCCTGAGGTCCTGTCGCGTAAGGAATATGATGGGAAGGTACGAATATTTCTAAGCAGTGGCAGAATCAAAATTATAATAacaagagaattcaagagacaCTATACTAGAAGTTTTTCTTAAGTAAAGGGAATTCAACAAattattagtataattttttttacctgTATATGTTGTATAATTTTTCGGCGAAGGGGTTCAACTGCCCCTATTCAATATGCATAGCTCCACCATTACTTCTAAGTTTCTTCGTGTTTGGTATGTCGGAAGTGATTCTCAGACGAGCTCCCTCTTTGGAGTGTCGGAAGTGATTCTCAGACGAGCTCCCTCTTTGGAGTGTGACTTATAACTTCTATTCTTTTTCCCCTGTTCCTCTAATACTAATTGGCTCGGATCTTGTATACTTGTTAAAAAGTACTCAataagtataaataatttatttcgAACTTAGTAAATCAAATAGGTCGTATAGAATTCCGAGCTCGAGAATATAAagttcaaatcttgaattcgcATTCCATTTTTCATGTTGTTTCACTTGGAAAATTGTGCTCATATGATCAAgtccttattttttcagattgcAGATATGTGGTCATGTGGAGTGACATTGTTTGTGATGTTAGTAGGAGCATACCCCTTTGAGGATCCTGAGGATCCAAGAAATTTTCGTAAAACCATTGAGGTGAGTCAATAATAAAgttatttaatttgattttgttATCTGGACAAATTATACTTTAATTCTTACGAGGACCATAATTGTTGTGTAAATTAGCCTATGTTGTTCACTATTGTCGCATCGTGTCAAATCCTTAAAAAATGTGCCacttttggaggatctgacaTGCGCACGGTAATATTTCTTAAGAATCCGAACAACATAAAAATTAGCGCGCAGCTTaagaatttcttcttttcttgttttttcagAGAATAGTGAATGCTCAATACTCCATACCTGATTATGTACGAATATCTGTGGAGTGCAAGGACCTCCTTTCTGGAATCTTTGTTGCTAACCCCTCCAAGGTAACTCAGTTTTGTTGAAGTGACATCAGACATGTCCAATGTGCGCGTATTAGTGAAAGATTCACAAATGGGGTTTTGTTAAACagtactccctctatcccaatttatgtgacacttttcgcttcCCGATATTCAAATTATATGAACTTTGACAATCATTTTAAGATGTgtttttttatcaaattgatatgagaaaaattgcaatttatagtacttttcatgtagttttgaAATATATAAATCTTAATGTTAAAATATCGagttaatctaattcaatttagcttcgaAGCTTAGTCAAATTAaatctcgaaaagcgaaaagtgtcacataaattgggacggagggggTAGTATTTTATCGAATATCATTTATGATATGGGAATGAGATGAGTTTAAATGAAGCTAAGTAGATAACTAGATATTGAAGATTCACACAATATCCAAGAGTACTCCAATATCCAACTTGCTAGCGATTAAGTAGTGGTGTGCACAAGATTTGGGCAAGTGGGTCAATTTATTGTCATGACTTGGCGTTATTGGTGTTTCatttaatatcatatatatctcacTGGAAGTAAACTCTCCTTTTTTGTGCATAGTTCTTGGGGCTGGAACTATTCCTCTTAGCCAGGGCGGATGTAGTGTACAAGTTACAGTCCATCCAAACCTAATAGCTTTCATTCAAACCCTATATACACGTTAATATAATTCACaaaacaagtaaaataatagATTTCAAACCCAGTAGATCAAATGAATTGTGATAGAATTTCGAACTCGAATGCATAAAGATTATATTTTGGATCTGCCCGCTATTCTTGGCAAACAAAAGATTGTACAAACTTGTTTATTCATTAACTGAAGTACATTACCAAACTGCACATTGTGATATTGATGAGACTTTGTTTAAATTAGCTTTTAAAACATGTCAATTTTCACTGCACAGAGGATCACCATTCCAGAAATAAAGGAACATCCCTGGTTCTTGAAGAATTTGCCAAAAGAGCTAATGGATTGTgagaattcaagatttgaagaaatttgtgaCAAACCTCAGCAAAGAGTGGAAGAAATATTGAGGATCATACAAGAGGCTAAGACCCCTGGAGCAGTGTTAAAACCTGAAGAGCAAGCAGCTCTTGCAGATGCAACAGATCCCGATGGCACGGAGGGTGACCATGAATTTGAAATTTACGCCAGTGACGATATTGTGGCTCCTGCATAAGAGTGATGATTCATATATCCGGCTATAACGTTGTCtgtatttgttgttgttgttgccgtCGTCGTTTAAGACCCTTAGAGAAGTGTCAAAGTCTATAGGAGAAGATCCTGCTGGGGCAACGGATCCCGATGGCAAATGGCACACTCAAATCTGAAGTTGACACCTGTGATGATTTTGTGGCTTCTAAGAAGGTGAtagattcatatagccgactcTAACCATGAAATTGAagcattattgttgttgttgttatcgtTGTTTCTAAAGGTCACTTTGAGTATGTAACTCTCTAAAGGATCATTTGCGGGTAAATTGGTTTTGTAGCCCTTTACAAATTTGTTTTTAGTTTTATgtctttttacttttttgatGACAAGAAACCCGCAGTCGCTATCGTTCGAGTCCATACAGGGCAAACCatgctcctgtgcaatagctcgcaaatcGCACAAAAGAGATAACCcacactaggcaagccccgtgcaaCGAGCtaggggtttcgaacctgagacctccttTATGAAAGTctcatgctcaaccaactgagactaagttttatgtcttttttacaAGAGACTTTATTTTACacataagaaatttgaaaataacaCAAGAAATCTTTGCATGGTCATTATCTTCTATTCAAATCCTAAAGGGTTATGTTCAGTCATATCCTTAGGGTTCATTCTTCTATGCAAATTGTAAAAGTTATGTTCACCCATACCCTCCTTTGATTTGAAACATactaaaaatttaatatttatataaattcCGTATTACTTATATCAGGTTTgatttcaacataaaatccttaatactccctccatcccaatttatgtagcaGGGCACGGTGTTTAAGAACGAATTTTGAAAcgtgtggtccaaaataagtaACAGACtgaaatcatctcattaaaggtaaaatgaaaagtttatagttaaaatGTTTCTAAATAAGGAAGTAGTATAATAATTGTGGTTAAACTAGCTTATTTATTGTGAAAATTTAAATCTGTTTCTTCCAATTTGGGTAATCTGCTGGATCAAGATATAACTTCATGTTGCATCTATAGTGTTTGTGCAAAAAGTTGAAATGATAGTTTCAGAAAGTTGAAACTTTTCTTCTACTGTCAAGGGATCAGGGAAGGGGAAACTCCCACCAACACCACTAAACTGTACTTGAAACTTACACTCTTGAAAATAGTTACCAGTAATGtaacttgtttttccttctCTGAAGCAAATGATATTTTCCTTATGAAAGCTTTTTAGTTTTTACAAATAACAATTTCATCAAAAAGCAAAACCTACAAAAGCAAAGCAATCAACCAGCTAATGAAGGCAGATGTACTTAAAATTTCTTTAAGAATCAGATCTCAGGATAAATCCCTCACATCTTATAATCCTTACTACAACAAAATACCATATAAAtaacaactactactactaaaaCCAGTAGCTGTACACATTACTATATGTCACAGATTGCCCGGAAATACAAACAGACCTAAAAGGCTAAAACTTTGATCAAACTATGATCACACAAAGTCAGAAATAGGCAGAGCAAATGTAAAGCACAGACCATAGAAATCAAGAACCTTATAATCAAGCGTGCTCCAACTTGTTTCGGATTGAGGCATTGTTGTTCAAAATACTCTCCAACATTCACCTAAGCCTTAAGGGTTGCATTTAACCTTTCTATAACAACATCGTTTGTCTTGATATGTTTTTGCTTCTATAGAGAACATCTAAAACAACATAGCATGAAAGATCAGTACTATGATTCAGGTGAAGCAGTCTTCACATTCTTGTTTTTGTTAACCTCACTCAATACCTTCACGAACGCATCCACGATTTGCTTTTGCGATTCGAGTATCATCTCGTTCCGTTTCATCTCCATCTCCATTCTCATCTGTTCCACTTCCCTTGCCATTTCCATCTTCATTTTCTCCATCTTAATAAACCCTTCGCCTAACAACTTAATCGATAAAACCATCTCTTCCATCGGATCCCTCCCCCTCTTCGCCCCAACACCACCCCCCTTCTTCCCCCCGAATTTCGAGTAACCAAGattaggttgttgttgttcaacATTCCCACTATTATAACTTCTTCTCGAACTCGAAACACCCATATTACTCCTAATATGAAACCCGTCACTAGCATTACTACTTCCATTATATTCACTCCCTTCATCACAATCAAAACTCGGATTATTCATTCCAAAGTTCCCACCTTTATGATCAAATCCATTTACATCTCCAAATCGCCCCGTTCGCCTCCCTTTCATCGAAATCCCATTTTTTACGCGAAACTCAAGATCATGTCGTCGTTCCTCCTCTAAGTTAGATCCTCCCATATAATACCCGTTCGGAACCCTATTAACAAAATTACTCCTTTCGGGGTTTGGGTTGTTTTTCGATACATTAAACATGAAATTCGGATGCGGGTGTGGTGGCAAATCTTCCATAGTATTGTTCAAATTCACATTCCCCCCATTCTTGATTTTCAATTTCAGTAAATTCTGATCTATCATCGATTTTAACGCGTACCCATCATCAatattagcaacattaacaACCCCAACCCCTTGTTGCTGTTGCTGCTGCTGTTGTTTTTCAGATCTAATAGCTTGTACAGTTGTACCATTTTCCATAGCATCCATATTATCATAAAAAAACCAAGATGAAAAAAACCTACCATTATTAGGGGTATTAAGGGAACGTTGTTTTTCAGCACGGTAACGTTGACGTAGTTTTTCCATTTTGTGTCGACATTGAGCGGATGTTTTTGGTGGAGTTACGTCAGGGCAATTGGTTGTTACTGCGGTGGCAACTGCGTCCCAGTCTGCGGTACGGAGGTAGCCGCGGCGGAGTGCGTACCAACGGTCACGGTATGCGGTGATTAAGGCGAGGGTTTCTTCTTGTGTCCAACATGGTGGTGGGAATCTacgaggttgttgttgttgtggtgggGGGGCTGTTgatggtgggggtggggggtttgAATCTTGGGTGGGTGAATCTGGGGTGATGGGAGGGTCAGGGTGGGATGACATCGTTTGATTTGTGTTTGGGAAAGTTGAGTGGTTGTGTTTTGATTGTGGGAGGTTGAGATATAAAAGGAGTGTAAGGAGAGATGGGGGTGAGGAATGGGTAGTGCTAGGGAGGCGCAAGATAGCAAGAGTGATGAGGTGGAGGTTGAGGAATGATGATGGTGGGTAGGGAGTGGGTAGTGCTAGAGAGGCGCAAGATAGCAAAGGTGATGAGGTGGAGGTTGTTGAATGAATGATGGTTGGGTAATGGGCACGATAGCAAAGGTGGTGAAGTGGGGAGGTGATGATGGGGTTTGGAATGGGTAGTGTGGCGCAAGATAGCAAAGGTGATGAGGTGGTAGGGGTGGGGTGGCGTGGTTGTATGATGATGTTGAGATATAAAGGAGAAGGGGAAGTGGGGTGGTTATGATGGGTGGGGAATGGGGTTATGAGGCGCAAGATAGCATAGGTGAGGGGGATGGTGAGAGTGGGGTAGTGGTAGAGGTTGAGGTTGTTGAATGATGATGTTGAGAGGTaagggggtggtggggtggttGGGGGTATTGAATTTTAGCCAGTTGTGTGCGAATAGTGGGTGGGGATTGTGTGAATGATGACACAAAAGGATGAGTGGAGAGTCTTGATAATGCTAACGTGCACAAGGGATGTGGATTAGCTAATCCTACACCTACTCCATCTGTCCACCATCCTACCCCACCCCACTCCACCCCCTACGAACCACCACTCACCACCCACTTTTCTAGATATTTCTGTAATCCACCCACCCACCACGATGACTCTGTCGTTGGTGGGGTAGGGGGTCTAGCAATTGTTGGGTTGTCATAAAAACAAGCCCAATGACAGATTGCTTAGTGACAATGTCCTACTCTATATGTGTACGGTGGGCTGATGCAGGGAGAACCAGTAAGATGAGTGGCTTCATTGACCAAAATTGCCCATATCCCTTTAAAGAGGTAACCCCACACACCTACTCCACCAGTTTCCCACCACTACACTTCATCACATCACATGACTTTATATGGCGAGATGAATGGtataatctttttattttttattaaagatTTCTTGTTGagatttgaaaataataaaaagttaataaaaatgCTTTTTCAAAGTCAAATTAATCAGAATATCAAACAAATATGAAAcgttgaattaaaaaaaaaaaaaaattactccctccggtttaATTTATTTGGCTTGATTCAAAGAACGAGAGTTAAACTAACTAATGTCGTGCGAATTCGGAcataaaatttttaattttttgaaaataaaatttacatatttagaagctaaataaaaaaactatacgatcataataattaacaattcaaaacatttaaaagatatttaaaaaattatgataaaaaatattttttgactaTTCAAATAGTAACAAGGGCAAATATAAattaaggacccgtttggccaagagaattattaactttttttcggaattttttttcacttttttcactttatggtGTTTGACCATAATTCTAAATACAACTTCttggaaaacaaccaaaaccttatttttcacttttttacttttttcattttctgttttggacctttacttttattttatttttttcaatttttacccCAAAAGTTTTTATGTTGCTCATTTTTACCCTAAAAGTTCATACAACTTTTTTCACTAGTCAGAGGCAACTTATGTTGCTCGCCACTCCAACAAACATTGAACATCATGTGCTAAAaagcctttaaaagaaaaagaagcaggtgggaattttgaaataaagtcatatttagAGATGTTATATTTTTAAGCAGACACCAAGAAGTTTCTCAATtgaaaaatttttttaatgaaaagaaACAATCGCCTTGAGCACTTCATTAGCTAATCTCGAGTATAGTTGATATATTTCTCACACTAATTATGTTTATTAATTGCTTTGGGTGATTTTGCTAATTTTTAGAAATTACggaatataaattatttcatgttttctagAAAAAGTGCATGTTAACAAcgaaatattatttgcaaaaactacGGCCAAACACAATCCCAGcctcaacttcaaaaattcccaaaaagtgatttttttttttttgttttttttgctttctatTGCGAAACGCCTACTAAAAATCACGACAAACAAGCTCCATGCCCTCCTACGCATAGATACACCTAATTCACTAGTCCAGTACCACGACAACCCTTCAAACACCGCAAAAGCCAACCTACTGTACAGATATTATACTTAAGTGAGagttcactttttttaaaataataagtatttttttatttcaaaattattgtttgattataattttattttatttgaaaatttgaaatataaccCTCCAAATAATTTGCACAGAGATACATTCTTTTCTGAAGGAGCTTTCTGTGCCTTATAGAAATGTAGTTAATAAAGACAGCCGGATCCGTGGCGCAATGGTAGCGCGTCTGACTCCAGATCAGAAGGTTGCGTGTTCGATTCACGTCGGGTTCAATTCCCCGGTCCAACCGGATCctccacccttttttttttttttttgtactgaTGAAATTCACTATTCCAATTAGAAGTCTTGGGAGTTAAAAATCTGTTGTTTAGAGTGATTCAACCAAACCTCTCATGTGGAAGGATTTTCGgaatgtagttttttttttttttttttttttccttttcgatCTCTTATCTAGTGTTTAGTTTGGGGTTTGATTAACCCGATTCATGCCCGAAAGTTTCTCCTTGGGGCGCGAGGCGTCCTTTATCAAAATGACTTCATTTTCGGAACTCAAAAACTTATGTTCAAGAATGGAGAAACACTTACCACTCCAAAGACAACATTTAGTGATAATTTCTAATTAATGCATAGCAAACATAGAATTTTGTGTAAGGGTGCAAAGCcgcttattttttttattttttttttttggaatagatGGTAGGATTTTGCTTACGGCTcgaattaaatttttattgtgACATAGTATTTCACCCCCTTTACTAGTAGGTtgatgggttgtgctaccggcACACATGTTTTCACCTTGTGTGTTGTCAACATATGGTATTAACAACCCGACTTTATACTTACTTTCTAAAAGAAATATATTACTTGTATATtaagtaaattttattatatagtAGTAAAGATGACGACAATCCTTTTACAAATTAAGATGTCTCTGCCACATAGAAAAGGTAATGAGGGATGcatattgaatttggaagaacaaGTTGCCATATAATAATAAGTATAGGAGAAGAAACACCAAGCAGCAAGCCAATTAAGCTGACTATATTCCTTAGGGTGGTGTGGTGATACCTACAAATTCAATAATTAACAACATTAAAGAAGGATAATAATCTTAGCAACCACAAATATATTCAATTGTATTAAACAATAGAGACAAATTAATtaacattttcaagaaacatgcaAAGTAGAGAAATGGCTACTTAAGTAGTAGTTTTTTGAAAGTCTGGTAGTTTTTTGAAAGACAAATTAAGTGAAGGTGAAGGAcatctaatatttatttgttaaGTAAAACATTGAATCCTGAGTACGTTCGAAGATTTCCAAAGGATCTTTCACTTCGAGGGCAAATATAAAAACATCCGTTTCCATCGAAAACTAAATAGACGAAAATCTAATGTGAATTCTATAGAATAGCTAATATGGCTGATATCGTCTAGAATTACAAATGAAAGactttttcaagattttgattCGTTCACTCAAGATTAATTTTAAAACAGGTTAATGCTAGTACCCCGTAAAATTAACACTGAACCttgaatttattaaaaaatctcAAAACGATCTTTCGTTCCGAAGGCAAATTAGAAAAATCCTGTTTTCTCCGAGAAATGAGTAGACTTTTTCCTTATTTCGGCCGGACAATCTAACCCGAGCAAATGTATATTATTTGTATTATaatatataacatacataaaatatacatttttgatACACCTTGCCATCTTtctcaaatttcttcaaatcgaacacacacacacacaccaaaaaaaCAAGACTATCTCAGCTGCAAGAATTACAGAATCCCAATGAACCTTGCCATCTTtctcaaatttcttcaaatccCATGTCCCTCCAATCCACCTACCATCCTCAAATATCCTCACAACTTCAAATGATCCATTTGAGTTTAAAGGCAACCCATTAGACCCCTCAgttttttcttgctc
This portion of the Lycium ferocissimum isolate CSIRO_LF1 chromosome 1, AGI_CSIRO_Lferr_CH_V1, whole genome shotgun sequence genome encodes:
- the LOC132031043 gene encoding serine/threonine-protein kinase SAPK3-like; translation: MEERYEPLKKLGSGHFGVARLVKDKKTKELVAVKYIERGKKIDENVQREIINHRSLKHPNIVRFKEVLLTPTHLAIAMEYAAGGELFAKIHSAGRFSEDEARFFFQQLISGVSYCHSMEICHRDLKLENTLLDGSPTPRLKICDFGYSKSGLLDSTPKSTVGTPAYIAPEVLSRKEYDGKIADMWSCGVTLFVMLVGAYPFEDPEDPRNFRKTIERIVNAQYSIPDYVRISVECKDLLSGIFVANPSKRITIPEIKEHPWFLKNLPKELMDCENSRFEEICDKPQQRVEEILRIIQEAKTPGAVLKPEEQAALADATDPDGTEGDHEFEIYASDDIVAPA
- the LOC132058985 gene encoding uncharacterized protein LOC132058985, with the translated sequence MSSHPDPPITPDSPTQDSNPPPPPSTAPPPQQQQPRRFPPPCWTQEETLALITAYRDRWYALRRGYLRTADWDAVATAVTTNCPDVTPPKTSAQCRHKMEKLRQRYRAEKQRSLNTPNNGRFFSSWFFYDNMDAMENGTTVQAIRSEKQQQQQQQQGVGVVNVANIDDGYALKSMIDQNLLKLKIKNGGNVNLNNTMEDLPPHPHPNFMFNVSKNNPNPERSNFVNRVPNGYYMGGSNLEEERRHDLEFRVKNGISMKGRRTGRFGDVNGFDHKGGNFGMNNPSFDCDEGSEYNGSSNASDGFHIRSNMGVSSSRRSYNSGNVEQQQPNLGYSKFGGKKGGGVGAKRGRDPMEEMVLSIKLLGEGFIKMEKMKMEMAREVEQMRMEMEMKRNEMILESQKQIVDAFVKVLSEVNKNKNVKTASPES